The Cupriavidus necator N-1 DNA window CCATAGGTATTGATCAGGCGCCCGCTGTCGGGCGTGCCCCAGGTGCCCAGCGCCTCGTGTTCCTCGACTTCGACCGCCAGGCCGTTGGGCCATTCGCGCCGCACGCTGGCGCGCCGCACCCAGGGCACCGACTCGAACGCCTGCCGGGCCGCGTTCAGGTCCAGCGTGAAGAAATTGCCGGTCAGCTTGCCCAGCGCGCTGGCGCGCACGCTGGGCGCGTTCACGTGGCGCAGGGCGCCGCCGTCCAGCGGGCCGATCTCCACATGGGTGATGGCGAACACCGGCCGCTGCGCCAGCCACAGCAGGCCTGCCGCGAGCGCCATCAGCACCACCAGCGCGTACAGCGCGGAGGCGATCAGGTTGAGCAGGCGTGCGTTATGCCACATGGTCCGGTGCGGTCCTGTTCGGTTGCGTTATTCGGGTTTCCAATGCTCGTTGGGATGCAGGTCCAGCGTGGCCGCGGCCACCACCTGCATCACGAAGTCCTCGTAGCTGATGCCAACCGCGCGCGCCGCCATCGGCACCAGCGAATGGCCGGTCATGCCGGGCGAGGTATTCATCTCGAGCAGGAAAGGCTTGCCGTCGGCGCGCAGCATCAGGTCGGCGCGCGCCCAGCCGCGGCATCCCAGCACGCGGTAGGACTGCACCGCCAGTGCCCGGACCTCGCGTTCGACTTCAGGGTCCAGGCCCGACGGGCACAAGTACTGGGTATCGTCAGTAAAGTACTTATTTTGATAGTCGTAGTTGGCTTCGGGCGCAACGATGCGGATCACCGGCAGCGCTTCGGCGCTGTCGCCCTCCCCCACGATCGGGCAGGTCAGCTCGGCGCCGTCGATAAAGGTCTCGGCAATGACGTCGTTGTCCAGCGCCGCGGCCTTCTCGAACGCCGCGCGCATCTGGTCGGCGGCAGTGACCTTGGTCAGGCCGATCGACGAGCCCTCGCGCGCCGGCTTGACGATCAGCGGCAGGCCCAGGTCGGCCGCCACGGCATCAAAGTCAGTGTCCGCATGCAGCATGGCAAAGCGCGGCGTGGCCAGGTCATGGGTCATCCACAGGCGCTTGGTGGCCTGCTTGTCCATGGCCATGGCCGAAGCCAGCACGCCGCTGCCGGTGTACGGCACGCCCAGTTGCTCGAGCAGGCCCTGCATGGTGCCGTCCTCGCCATAGCGGCCGTGCAGTGCGATAAAGACGCGGTCAAAGCCGGCCGCGGCCAGCTCGGCCACGCCCTGCAGGCCCGGGTCGAAGCCGTGCGCATCCACGCCGCGCGACTGCAGCGCTGCCAGAACGCCCTTGCCCGACATCAGCGAGATCTCGCGTTCGGCCGAGCGCCCGCCCAGCAGCACGCCGACCTTGCCCAGCGACTTGGGATCGATATTGGGATGGGCGACGAAGCTCATGCCTGGCCTCCCTGCGTTGATTGCGTCGATTGCTGGTGCGACACCAGCTGCCCCGGCACGGCCCCGATCGAGCCCGCGCCCATCGTCACGACCACATCGCCCGGCCGGACGGCATCCAGGATGGCCTGCGGCATTTCTTCCATCTGCTCCACGAAAACAGGTTCGACCTTGCCGGCCACGCGCAGCGCGCGGGTCAGCGCACGGCCGTCGGCAGCCACGATCGGGGCTTCGCCGGCGGCGTAGACCTCG harbors:
- a CDS encoding D-alanine--D-alanine ligase, which gives rise to MSFVAHPNIDPKSLGKVGVLLGGRSAEREISLMSGKGVLAALQSRGVDAHGFDPGLQGVAELAAAGFDRVFIALHGRYGEDGTMQGLLEQLGVPYTGSGVLASAMAMDKQATKRLWMTHDLATPRFAMLHADTDFDAVAADLGLPLIVKPAREGSSIGLTKVTAADQMRAAFEKAAALDNDVIAETFIDGAELTCPIVGEGDSAEALPVIRIVAPEANYDYQNKYFTDDTQYLCPSGLDPEVEREVRALAVQSYRVLGCRGWARADLMLRADGKPFLLEMNTSPGMTGHSLVPMAARAVGISYEDFVMQVVAAATLDLHPNEHWKPE